In the Telopea speciosissima isolate NSW1024214 ecotype Mountain lineage chromosome 6, Tspe_v1, whole genome shotgun sequence genome, TCAACCATGACAGCCGTCATGCTATCCTGTTCAACAAGTCTCCATGCCGCCTGCTCAAAAGCTAGTCCAGCCAATGTCGGCGGCTTATTCAGCACAAGTGGGTACCCTCTGTTCGTACTCCGAATCACCTCAGAATCCTCCGGAATCACGCCTAACAGAGCCAACCCCAACATTTCCTGAACATCGAGAATTGACATCATATCCTCCCCTCTAATCAAATCCGTCCGAACCCGGTTTACAATCATCTTTACATCCTTGATTCCATCACATTCTAGCAATCCCGTTACCCGGTCAGCGTCCCTCAAGCTGGTAATGTCGGGAGTGGTGACAAGAACTGCCTCATTGGCCGGAGTGATAGCAGTAATGAACCCAGCATCGATGCCCGCAGGACAGTCAATGAGAATGAAATCTGGGGAACCTTCTTGGCGGCCTTTTAAGGCATCAACAAGCCAAATAAGAGCCTTTCCGCCGAACCCAAGAGGAAGCTTAGTCCGAGCCTTCGAAATACAGAGGAGCTCGAAGTTGGACCAACGCTTGTCGCGGACTAACGCCTGGTCAAGGCGGCAATCACCATTGAGGACCTCAACGGCGGTGTAATTAACTCGGTTCTCGAGGCCGAGAAGGAGGTCGAGATTGCGAAGACCAACATCCGCATCAATGGCAACGACGGAGAAGCCAAGACGAGCTAGGGAGAGGCCGACATTTGCGGTGGTGGTAGTTTTTCCAACACCACCTTTGCCGGAGGTGATGACGACAACACGGGGAGTCTCTCCCGCTAATTCGGGTTTCCTGTTCCACTGGAGAACCGATTGAATGGCATTGCTGTAGTGGGTTCTGTTCTTGAagttgggttttagggtttttcttttgagcGGTTGAACACAGGTGAAGATGAAAGGAGAGGAAGTCTGGAAAGAAGATGGATTTGGGTTACTGGTGAGCAATTGCAGCGAGATCATGGCTGcacagagacagagagggagGTATCTCGGATTTAAAAGGGAAAGAACATACCTACTGCAAGGGCTGACGTGTGAGTGAAGCAGAAAACGTTGGAAACCTACGAAACCAAAGAAGAGAGACGGAGATACTAAAAGTTCTAAACCAGTCAGTCCAATGTAGTCCGGTTCGTGTTCAACAGAACGGGCTAACTCTGTAACAAAACGGCTTCCATGCACTACGGTTTACTTTTTtcttaataaagaaaaaaagggcaaaatcTTGGTGTAACCATCAATAGTTACATTGAATTGTTGAGTGTGacgaaaagaaaattttcaaaaaagtttgaatttgaggagagagacataggggaaagttttcatacaccgTCGTGTAAAtcatgtatgtgagagggtgggagtttcaaagCATTAATTAATAGATGgaaatttatgatttttccaactctttgtgagagtcTTTCTCATATACATGGATTACATAGCCGTGTATAAAAACTTTTCCCTAAAACAATCATATCATCATGacttttgttttattatattttttttttgttctaattCAAATGTAAAGTTAggcttcaattttattttttcttagaaAGACGTAAGGAACTCATAATAATAAACTTACATCACAATTAATCTTGAAAGTACCAACAGGAAGAGGTTCCCATCTTTGACTAGTTGCAAACTTTCTATGATCTGCAACTATATGAACATTTGATGGAGGCATAAACAATGTTCTTTGAAATTCTTCGAATGCAGTCTTAGCTTGATGAATTACAACATCAGGTGACCAAATCGTTggccaaaaacaaaatcatttcATTGATATCCAAAGATACCATCATATGAAAGAACAATGAGACATTACTTGTCTTGCAGCTTTGCCAAGTTGTGAAAAGTAACTCCAGCTTTGAATCCAGGTATGGAAACAAGGATTTGTATCAATTTGGAACAATACAACTAAAATGGCTAGGGACTACCAAGCCATATTGACCTTATAAAAGAACAACCCAAGAGAACATGTTTCTTGTTCATCGCATCTGCAACATTGATGATCAATCATAAGATCACTACCGATTGTTAAATCGGAAGCAGAAGTTCTTCATACAAATCATTGATGATCAATCATAAGATCACTATCGATTGCTAAATCAGTAGCACAAGTTCTTCATAAAAATCGTTGAATCTTTGGTAATGTTTGATTACGTTAGATTCATTTCCATGCAATATCAAGAATCAAATTCTAAGGAATATACTTAGTAGAAGATGCAAGAGTGGCACCCTCCTCTGACATCTGATTGTGGCTGTGGAGATTTGAGCTTGAAACCTTCTAATGTGGGAATTCAATTAACTTGCCAAATATTAATATGCCCATTAGTGCCAATATCCCAAAGAAGATTAGCCTTGAGAACATTTTGTCCTGCAAATATATTTCTCCAACCCCAATTTGATTGATGTTTGATTGTAACCCATAAGAAGTTAGAATCAGGATGACATATGCCCTTAAGGAATTGAGAAAGCCAAGATTTTTGAAATAATAAAGCTTGATTTTAAAGTGTTGAATCACAAATTCCTAAtccccccttctctttttttgggaCACAATCTTTGTTAGAAAATTCAatgcatttttggtttatcagattaatatcttcaaaaaaaattcaccGTCACCCGCCAAAGGTGATAGATTACTTGATTATGATATGGTATGATATTTGAAAATACAACGGACTTAAGTAGAACCTCCTTACCAGGGGAGAGAAACTTAATTTTCCTTCCATCTAATTTATCATATTTCGAAACCAATAAATAGTCCAAGATATTTTTAAGGTTTAGAACCATAATATTGGTAATTCGTGATTTTTTAATGACGAAAAGGCCCTCGTTGTCATGATTCTCCCGAAGGTTCAGGAACTTTCCCTTTCCATCCCGCAAAATCGAAGGTCATGGAAGTTCGAATCGCTGGatctctcatcttctcttcccttgttTGCTTCGGAAACGATCCTTGAAAGTAACTGCGAGGTATGACAAACTTgctaattttttcttcttctgcttcgtTTGCGTTCATTGTCGGTTAATGGTTTTGTTCAATTTCAACTTTGGGATTGCTTTAGTTCAACTGTGAGGATTTGTATGGTTATATGTGATTGGAGATTTTATTGAAGTTCATTTGATTTAACAATTTTTGGATTGAGAAACACTAAAATTGTTGGcattcttcatttttatttcttccaTATTCAGTTGAGGTAGTTGCAGTAAGTTAGATAGTTATAAAAGTTGTCCAAACAGTAACTGAGATGTATCTCATTGAAATTGGATTCCAGACTGCAAGAACACAAATTTCAGTCACTAGTATTGCGCACCTTCAAGAGGCAAGATTTACAAAGCTTGGACAAATGCGTGGAACAACTGCTTTATCATCTGCGAGGAACATTCTCAAACAAATGTATCCTATCAGAGGAACATGGGGTAATTATTCTGCTCTGCTCTTCAAactcttctattttattctttgaCACTTTTTCATCCGATCAGTATTATAATTTGTAAAATCCTGGACAGTGTCAACTTCAGTCTCGAAGAAGCAAAAAAATGATCTTGGGGATGGAGAAAGACCTACTATGAACGACAAGGCTGAGCCTGAGCTCATTGTTGCCTTCAACAAACCGCCGCTTCCACCTGTTCTTGGACCTTTTATTGTGCTCTCACTGCTGGAAATGGGATCAAGCGGCAACGATGACTGAAAGGTGATTTAGCTCACCTCTATAAACCCTAAAGTTGGAGATGGTGTGAAGTAGCTTATTTCTGTCTTTATTTGAAGATCTTTGAAATGGTGATCAAAATGCCGAGTATGTAACCTAGTGTTTGAGAGACAAGTTTCCAGAGGTTGATGTAGCAAACAAGAATTGGATGGATTAAAGGCTCAAGGAATATATGGTAGATCTTTAACAGCAAAATTAGTATGTCATGGGGCCTCTGTAGGAACCCTGCAGGAATGAATCATCACATATGTTTCAGGTTGTCTTTTGTATGATAAAACTATGAAATTTCAGTGCTAGTTAACCTACTCTCTGTCGCCCTTGGGAAGTTGTCAAATATGTAAGTCACCATCTTTAATAGAGTCTGTCAATCCCAGTTTGGAGACACCCATTAGAAGAAATTCTGagtattggaaaaaaaaagaagagaactgATGATCAAGAATTTGCTTAAACCTATTAGATTgaaacgggggggggggggggggggggaagttagTTGGATTGCTCTGTTTCAGACCACCCCCTATAATACTCAGGCTGTTATGAGTTGAGGAGCTTTCTGTCTAGCTTTCACAAGGAATAATCTCTATATCTATCTCAATGATTTGTTTTAACATGAGATGCAGCTGCCATGTGCAATCTTGCAAAAACAACTACTAAAAGTATTCTCCCTTGATCAGCCATAATACTTCTTTGCTGGTTTTATGCAATAGTCAGTAATTAAAATAGAAGTAATCTAAGCCATAGTGATGATAGGATTGTTCCCAGTATTTGCATCCCTGGTTTGAgactattttaattttttatgctaAGGGACCATGGATAAGTGTAAAGAGTGAGTTTTTAAATTACCAGCACCAGCACCCCCGGCTTGATCGGTGACTCGGTCATGACTTGAGCTGTTCTGCATATATTCGTGACAGTCAATGTCTGATAGATAATTTTGGTAGATGAAAATGTTGAATTTGTGAAGAGTGAGGTTGGTTACTACGTAATCATGAGCCTTTGTCCATGTTCTGAACATTTGTAGAAGCTGCAGCCTCTGGTGAAAGGAATTGGTTTTTCTTTCCAGTCTGCAACAACATTTTATAAAACAGTGGGcagaagaaatagaataaagGGGGTGGAGGGGGGATAAAGAGCAGAATAGAGAGTAAATACCCAAGTGCCACATTGTCCAAACTGTTAGTTCATCACCTTCACAAACTCTTTCAATGTTGAATTTTACATTAGAACCTGTGCTTTCCATCAGCTGTTCAAAGAAATGCATTACTTCCTGCAGCAGTTCAAACATGTGGTCCCTcttaggttttttttaattaaaatcaaACATCAATGagtaaaaaatatcaaacctcTTTCCCTTCAAACGCTTTGCCGAAAGAATAGTCTTCAAAATAACAGTCATTTGAGATGAGTTCTCTAATCCCCTTCTGGTCCTTGCTGTTGATGCAAGTGTAGAATTGCTGGATCATCATCTCCAAAGGTGTAAGTGAGCTAAGTTGATGTTCCGAGTTGCCCTCCGATGAGATCGAGTAACACCTGTTAAGGTTGAGGATTGGTTTGTGCACTAGCTTCCTCATCCAGCAGATGTGCTGGGCGTGGTATCTTGTCTTTGCCTCTCTGCATGCAAAGGAAAATGGTCTGTTGACGGCAGAAGATCTTGTGGGTAGACCCAAGGTAGAAAACATTATGCTGTCTATGACTGTTTAGGTCTTACTTCCCCATACAAATAACGTTTCAAGGTTCTAATGAGTGAAGAAGTTATGGGGGCAAAGAATAAAGGGGGAACGAAGGCTTGCTCGCTGAACCATTCCCAAGTATCTAATGACTTGCTTGGTACTCAAGTTCACAGATGTGAACAACCGTTTGGTTGGTGACTTGCCAGTTAGAGTGTATGCCCTCTAAGAGGTCAAGGGATTGATTCTCCTGATTCACATTTGTGCCAAAAATAGAACTCCCTCGCCCCCTCCCCTGCCAACCCATACGCCTCTTAGGCGCAGAATCCAGCTTCCCCAGTCCCCATTCAGGTACAGATACTAGATCCATGGGCTTACCTTGGGTAAGAATAGTGTAGAGTTGGGGCCCAAATTCTAATCTTAAAGCCCATGAACAAGTCAATAGTTACCAACTACAAGTCCTTCACATGTGTCGCTTTTACTTGTGTTTCCTTCCCTTTTCGATCTCCAATGGAAGATCGGATGGTTGAGATCCTCTGATCATCGGCTGGTAGGGAGTAGGGGACTAAAGGAATGGAGACAAATGCAGTTGTCGTGGTGGGGCCCAGATAGTGGGGCCGTTTCTTTAGTAACCGGGGCCAGGTGTCGAAGGTCGACGAagtcaagactcaagactcaAGACTCGCACGACTGCTGGATATAAAGATCTTAACCTTAAATTTAGGCCTATGGGAGATCATAACCCGACACGCGTCCTTTTAATCTTGTCGAAATGACTTAAATACCCATTTTCCTTTGCCTCCGCCTTCAGCTCGTCACTGCTCACGCTTCTCCCATAGGAGTGTGGTGgtcctcttttctttatttcctttcttctttccccaaattttctctctctctttcgctctctctctctctctttttgtctcCTCACTGTTCTGTCGCTCCATCTTTCTCTGCCCTTGAGGTTTTATCTCTGAGTACAATCGGAACTAGTTCGGTATCAGATCCAAACGCAACACAGAAGGACccttatttctctctctctctcatacggCAGTGAAGGTTGGAAATAGTTCCTCTCTCCGCTACTACGACTACCTGGTAAGGTTCCTGTCTCTTCCTGATCTGTTTTTGTTATTTCGTCAACGGATTGGATTATCTTTGGTTCTTtctctgattttgattttttttttttttttgttagcttTTTCTGGTAATTCGGTTTGTTAATTGTGATAGCCTTTATCATCGTGAATTGGTAATTATCTCCGTTCGGCATGTTTCTATATCATTTAGTTAATTGTTAGTGGATTCATGTCCAATTATATGTTTCTTGTCGGATCTGTGTTAGGAATTTAGTGTGTAGAAGAAGATTTGTTTAAGGTTTGGTGGAATTAGGTTTTCAGTCAATTCAAGCCTTAGATTGAGAGAATATGTTTGGGCTAGATCTCACAATTTATTCATTGCACGGATTGCTACATGAGAAAGCTCCAACTTACGATCTTAACCTCATtctgtccatttttttttctttttggggaggTTTGGGGTTGCTGTGATtgaattccctctttctctgcGTGGAATGTAGAATCTAGTGTTCTTTCTACACTTTATGATTCGGATATGTTAACCAACTTGTGAGTTTTGATAACTTATCGAATGAGGTTAACATGGATATTAATCTTTGCATATTCTCAGGTTCCCTGTTGCGTTATGTTTCATCTTATCCCCGATATGACATTGATTCTAGTTTGGACACTGTCAATTGCTGGTTGAGGGCTTTATGTGGGCTAGGGTTTGGTTTGCTATTGTACGTGATGcgttattctttttattttttctagtttAACTAGTTTTCATGTGTAGAAGTTACTGATTAAGTTTATTCATTTCCACTGCAGTAAGGGAGGCCATGTGAGCTGCTTGGTTGAGGTGTGATCCTAACTCTTTTGTCTTCGATCTGCTTGATTGTTCTCTCTCAGTACTAAGATGGGTAAATGCACAGGCTGTGGGAAATTGGGGAGAATGGTATCAATGGACGTGTCTGTGAATGCTTACCGTTTTactcttcttctatctcctgTTGTTTCTGTATGGGATTGCATAGTTCGTAAGATGAGATATTCCTTTAGACCTGAGTGGGTGTAGGTGTGGGCTTGTTGATCTTACATGATTTCCTTACCTTGAAACTTAATATAAGTTAGTTTTTAATGTCAGCAAAAATTTGTTATTAGAAAATGTACACTTCTAGTGGAGTTTTTAAGAAGAAAAGTTGATGTGGTAGGATTGATTGCTTATAGAGTTGTTGTGTTCATGGATAATATGGCATGCGTTCAAGTTCCATCCGTTGttaggaaggaaaaaaagaagcaggGAAAAGATGAGCTTGATCGTCAAAAACAGGCTGAGAAGAAAAGGAGGCGCTTGGAGAAAGCACTGGCCAATTCTGCTGCCATACGGTCTGagctagagaagaagaagcagaaaaagaaggaagaacagCAACGCCTTGATGAAGAAGGTGCTGCAATAGCTGAGGCAGTTGCTCTGCATGTCCTCGTAGGTGAAGACTCGGACGATCCATGTAAAATCATGCTGAAAAA is a window encoding:
- the LOC122665120 gene encoding putative septum site-determining protein minD homolog, chloroplastic, with the protein product MISLQLLTSNPNPSSFQTSSPFIFTCVQPLKRKTLKPNFKNRTHYSNAIQSVLQWNRKPELAGETPRVVVITSGKGGVGKTTTTANVGLSLARLGFSVVAIDADVGLRNLDLLLGLENRVNYTAVEVLNGDCRLDQALVRDKRWSNFELLCISKARTKLPLGFGGKALIWLVDALKGRQEGSPDFILIDCPAGIDAGFITAITPANEAVLVTTPDITSLRDADRVTGLLECDGIKDVKMIVNRVRTDLIRGEDMMSILDVQEMLGLALLGVIPEDSEVIRSTNRGYPLVLNKPPTLAGLAFEQAAWRLVEQDSMTAVMVEEEPKKRGFFSFFGG
- the LOC122665125 gene encoding uncharacterized protein LOC122665125 — encoded protein: MYLIEIGFQTARTQISVTSIAHLQEARFTKLGQMRGTTALSSARNILKQMYPIRGTWVSTSVSKKQKNDLGDGERPTMNDKAEPELIVAFNKPPLPPVLGPFIVLSLLEMGSSGNDD